The nucleotide sequence GCGGGCCTGCTTTCCCGACGACCCGTGGGACGCCGCCTCGATCGCCACGCTGGCCGGACCGCCCGGCGGCTTCGCCGTGCTGGCGCTGGCGGGGGAGCAGCCGGTCGGCTTCGTGCTGGCCCGCGTCGCGGCGGAGGATGCGGAGATCCTGGCCATCGGCGTGCTGCCGGAGGCCCGCGGCGGCGGGCTCGGCCGCCGGCTGGTCGAAGCCGCGATGGAGGGGGCGGGCCGGCTGGGGGCCACCGCGCTGTTCCTGGAGGTCGCCGAGGACAACGACGCGGCCCGCGCGCTTTACAAGACTTGCGGATTCTATTCGGTGGGCCGGCGCCCCGGTTACTACAGGCGGGCGGACGGACGCGTGGCTGCACTTGTGCTGCGCCACGCCGTCACTGGCCCGTCACTCCCGGCCGGCCATTAATTTTTTTTCACCCGCAGGCGGTGGACGCCGGCCGGGTCGTCCGGCGTCTCGGCCCCGACGGCTAGAATGGTATGGCCCAGCTCGGCCAAGGATCGTGGAACATTTTCCAAGGGTTCGCCCGCATTCAGCCGGACTTCGAGGGTCTGGCCCACCGCCATCCGCTCGACCAACAACTTTGTCTTCACGAACGTTAGCGGGCACACCTCGTTGGTGATGTCCAAAAACAAGTCGGCGGAGTTTTCCTGGCTCACTGGTTCCTCTTTACGAGCAAAGGATGGATATTGCGCGGCGCAGAAAACCACTTTATATGGAGAGGAGTCAAAGCCTCGGAGCAAGCTTACATGAGCACCGGTTCCCCCTCCAACGCGTTGTTGTCTCTGACCACGGAGATCGTCGCGGCGCACGTCTCGAACAATACAGTGGCGGTCGGCGATCTTCCGACGCTGATCGAGCAGGTGTACAAGTCGCTCGCCAACGTCGGTGTCGAGCCGACCGTCACGGAAGAGCGTCCGCAGCCCGCCGTGCCGATCAAGAAGTCGGTCACTCCGGACTACATCGTGTGCCTGGAGGATGGCAAAAAGCTGAAGATGCTGAAGCGCCATCTGAAGACGGCGTACAATATGACGCCCGAGGAGTATCGCGACCGCTGGGGGCTGCCGGCCGACTATCCGATGGTCGCTCCGAACTACGCGCGCCAGCGCAGCTCGCTCGCCAAGCAGATCGGGCTGGGCACCCGCGCCCGCCGCGGCGCGGCCTGAAACGGGCCGCGGTCACCCGACGCCGGCCTCGCGCCGCCCCCGCGGCATCCGGCCGGTCGAGGTGCCGAAGCGCGTCGGGGGATGGCTGGGGAGGGACGGGGCATCGCCGGCCGGCAGTCCCCGGATCGCGGCCGGCCGGGCGTGCTCCGCTCGGCATCCGCGTGAGCGCGGAGCCCGCAGGGCGGCGGCGCCTGGTGCGCGATGGCCCGCCGGCCCGTCCGGGCGGCCACGACGATGCGGTTGACCGGTGGCGGGCTTTTTGTGGTATCCCTTGCGACGCGAACGCAACCCGAACCGCGGCCCTGATGGTGCAGACGCCATCGCGTGCGCCGCGGGGGCAGCGCTCCGCATCGTCGCGAACCATGGCAGCGAACCGTCGCATGGCTGACACCAGCATTGACCAGGGCAGTTCGTCCGATCTGCGCATGGGCTCCCTCGAAGTGCGTCTGGCGGAGTCCGACGCCGAGATCGACTGGGCGCAGGCGCTGCGCTACCGCGTCTTCTACAACGAGATGGCGGCCGTGCCCTCGCCGGAGATGGCGGCGCGCGAGCGCGACTTCGACCCCTTCGATCCCGTCTGCGACCATCTGCTGGTCATCGACCACGACCGCGGCAACGGGCCGGAGTCGGTGGTCGGCACCTACCGGCTGATCCGCCGCCCGGCGGCGGAGAGGGCCGGCCGCTTCTATTCCAGCGACGAGTACGACATCAGCCGCCTCGTCGCCTATGAGGGCGAGGTGCTGGAGCTCGGCCGCTCCTGCGTCGATGCCGGCTACCGCACCCGCGGCAGCATGCAGCTGCTGTGGCGCGGCATCGCGGCCTATGTCTTCCAGCACGACATCGCGCTGATGTTCGGCTGCGCCAGCCTGCCCGGCACCGACCCCGGCGCGCTTGCCGAGCCGCTGTCCTACCTGCACCACCACCATCTGGCGCCCGAGCCGCTGCGGCCGGTCGCCCTGCCGGAGCGTCACGTCTCCATGGACCTGATGGAGCGCGACCGCATCGACCCGAAGCGGGCGCTGACCATCCTGCCGCCGCTGATCAAGGGCTACCTGCGGCTCGGCGGCTTCGTCGGCGACGGTGCCGTGATCGACCACCAGTTCAACACCACGGACGTCTGCATCGTGGTGAAGACCGACCTCGTCACCGACAAGTACTACAAGCATTACGAGCGGCGCAGCCGCGACGGCCAGACGGGCTGAGGCCGCCATGACCGCGACGCACCGGGCGCTCGGCTCGGCCGGCCGGGGCGCCCTGCGGCTTGCCGTCTACCTGGGCTGGACGCTGCTGCTGATCCCGGTGCAGGCCTTGGCCGTGTGGCTGAAGCTGCCGCTGCGCCACCGGCTGCCGCGCTTCTATCACGCGGCCTGTGCGCGGATCATCGGGCTGGACGTGCGGGTGCGCGGCCGGCGGGTGGAACAGGGGCCGGTCCTCTTCATCTCCAACCACTCCTCCTACCTCGACATCACGGTGCTGGGCTCGGTGATCCCCGGCTCCTTCGTGGCGAAGAGCGAGGTCGCCGGCTGGCCCTTCTTCGGGCTGCTCGCCAAGCTGCAGCGGACCGTCTTCGTCGAACGCCGGGCACGCAGCGAGGTGCATCGCCAGCGCGACGACATCGGCGCGCGCCTGGACGCCGGCGACAATCTGATCCTGTTCCCCGAGGGCACCTCCAGCGACGGCAACCGGACCCTGCCCTTCAAGACGGCGCTGTTCGCCGTCGCCGCCCGCCGCATCGGCGACCGGCCGCTGACGGTCCAGCCGGTCAGCGTCACCGCCACCCGCCTGGACGGCATCCCCATGGGCATCGCCTTCCGCCCCTTCTACGCCTGGTACGGCGACATGGACCTCGCCCCGCACCTCTGGCAGGTCGTCAAGCTGGGCGGCATGACGGTGGAGGTGGAGTTCCACCCGCCGGTGACCATCGAGGATTTCCCGAGTCGCAAGGCGCTGGCCGACCACTGCCAGCGGGCCGTCGCCCAGGGCGTCGCCCATGCCGTCTCCGGCCGCCACCCCGATCCCCTGCCCGGCGACGCGGTGCCGGCCGACCAGGGCGCCCATTGAAGGGGTGAGCAGAGGAGGATGCAGGGCGGCCGGCGCCGCCGGACATGAGCGACGGCGCCGCGCCTGATCCGACCTCTTCTCAAAGACCGCCGGCTCCGGCCTTCGCCACCGCCATGTCGTTCTCGACCGAACTGCCGCTGACGCCGACCGCGCCGATGATCGTGCCGGCCTTGTCCCGGATCAGCTCGCCGCCGCCGAAGATGGCGAGACCGCCGTTGGTCACCTCGATGCCGTAGAGCGGCTGGCCGGGCTTGGCGAGATCACCCAGATCCTTGGACGACATGTTGAACAGCCGGGCCGTCTTCGCCTTGCGGATCGAGATGTCGATGCTGCCGAGGAAGGCGCCGTCCATGCGGCTGAAGGCCTTCAGGTTGCCGCCGGCATCGACCACCGCGATGTTCATCAGCGTTTCCTGCTGCCTGGCCTTCGCTTCCGCCGCCTTGACCACCTTCTGGGCCTGTTCGACCGTGATGTCGCCGGGCAGGGCCAGCTTTGACGGATCCTCCGCCGAGGCGACGCCGGCAAGCAGCGTCGCCGCAGCAAACGCCGCGAGCGCATGTTTCAGCATTTTATGCATATCCTATTCAGGTTGGCTTGAGACTTGTTCTCATTGAAAACTGCCAAGAGAAATGGCAGGCCAATATTTGGCTACCTCTAAAAACTCGATGTCAATGCGACAATGGGAGCATGAAATTTACCTGAGCATATTGCTATGGAATTTAAAGGTGAACTTCCATGGCGCCATGATGCGTGCGACAGTACTTGATTGGCGCGGCAGCAACCTGATTGCGGCAGCCGCGGCAACGTGTGGCTGTCGGACGGGTGTCGGAGGCGGGCAAGAGCTGCCGTGCAGCCCGATTGACTCGAATCCGCCGCCCCGTGCTACCATATGGCGGAAGGCGACGCCGGGGTTCGGCGGATCGCGCGCCGCGGGTTACCGATTCGGCGCGCCTTTTCGTATTTGTGCGGAAGGGAAAGGGTTGAGCAAGAAGCTGTTCATCAAGACCTGGGGCTGCCAGATGAATGTCTACGACTCCGCCCGGATGGCGGACGTCCTGGCACCCCTGGGTTACCGGCCGGTGGACGATCCGGACGGCGCCGACATGGTGATCCTCAACACCTGCCACATCCGCGAGAAGGCATCCGAGAAGGTGTTCTCGGAGCTGGGCCGTCTGCGCCAGATGAAGGACCGCAAGGAAACGGCCGGCGACGGCCGCATGATCCTGGCGGTCGCCGGCTGCGTCGCCCAGGCGGAGGGCGAGGAGATCGTCGCCCGCGCGCCCTTCGTCGACATGGTCTTCGGCCCGCAGACCTACCACACCCTGCCGGAGATGGTGGCCAAGGCCAGCCGTGCCGCCGGCAGCGTGCTGAACACCGATTTCCCGGCCGAATCCAAGTTCGACTTCCTGCCGGAGGAGGCGTCGTCGCAGGGCGTCAGCGCCTTCCTCGCGGTGCAGGAGGGCTGCGACAAGTTCTGCACCTTCTGCGTGGTCCCCTACACCCGCGGGGCGGAGTTCTCGCGCCCGGCCGACCAGATCCTGGCGGAGGCGCGGCGTCTCGTCGCGGCCGGCACGCGCGAGATCAACCTGCTCGGCCAGAACGTCAACGCCTGGCACGGCGACGGGCCGGACGGCGCCACCTGGGGCCTCGGCCGGCTGGTCCGCGAACTGGCGGAGATCGACGGGCTGGAGCGCATCCGCTACACCACCTCGCACCCCGCGACATGGACGACGACCTGATCCGCGCCCATGCCGAGGTGCCGGCGCTGATGCCCTACCTGCATCTGCCGATCCAGTCCGGCTCCGACCGGGTGCTGGCGGCGATGAACCGCAAGCACACCGCCGACGACTACCGCCGCATCATCGACCGGCTGCGCGCCGCCCGCCCGGACCTCGCCATGTCCGGCGACTTCATCGTCGGGTTCCCCGGCGAGAGCGACGCCGACTTCGCCGAGACGCTGCGGCTGGTCACCGACGTCGGCTATGCCCAGGCCTATTCCTTCAAGTACAGCCCGCGCCCCGGCACCCCGGCCTCGGTGGACGACCGCCAGATTCCGGAAGAGGTGAAGGATGCCCGGCTGGCCGCCCTGCAGCAGCTTCTCAACGCCCAGCAGCAGGCCTTCAACCACGGCTTCGTCGGCCGGACGGTGCCGGTCCTGTTCGACCGCAGGGGCAAGCATGACGGCCAGCTTCTCGGCCGCAGCCCTTATATGCAGTCGGTCCATGCCGAAGCCGGTTCCCGGCTGTTGGGAGAGATCGTGGAGGTGCGGGTCGACGCGGCGCATCCCAACAGCCTGTCCGGCAGCGTGGTCACCGGCGAGTACCGCAGCGGCCGGCAGGGCATGACCGGCGTCCAACCCGTGGAGGCGACCGCTTGAACGGCCTGTCGGACCGGCGCATCGATCTGCAGTTCGACGACAACCGGCTCCTGCCGATGCTGTATGGTGAGCATGACCGCCACCTTGCGCGCATCGAGAACCAGCTCGGCGTTTCGCTGATCTCCCGCGGCAACGTCCTGACCGTCTCCGGCCCCGCCGACTCGGCGGAGGCCGCCCGGTCGGCGCTCGACGCGCTCTACGAGCGGCTGAAGCGCAACATGCCCGTCGGCGCCGCCGAGGTGGACGCCGCGGTGCGCATGGCGACGGCCGACGGCGGGGAGGAGGCGCGCGGCCAGAACCTCGCCACCATCACCCGGGCGGAGATCGCGCTGCGCACCCGCCGCCGCGGGCCGATCACCCCGCGCTCGCCGACCCAGGCCGCCTATCTCCAGGCGCTGGCGGAAAGCGAGCTGGTGTTCGGGCTGGGGCCGGCCGGCACCGGCAAGACCTATCTGGCGGTGGCGCAGGCCGTGGCCCTGCTGACCAGCGGCCAGGTCGACCGCATCGTGCTGTCGCGCCCGGCGGTCGAGGCGGGCGAGCGGCTGGGCTTCCTGCCCGGCGACCTGAAGGAGAAGGTCGATCCTTACCTGCGCCCGCTCTACGACGCGCTGCACGACATGCTGCCGGCCGAGCAGGTGAAGAAGCGGCTGGAGTCCGGCGAGATCGAGATCGCGCCGCTCGCCTTCATGCGCGGCCGCACGCTGGCCAACGCCTTCGTCATCCTGGACGAGGCGCAGAACACCACGCCGATGCAGATGAAGATGTTCCTGACCCGCCTCGGCGAGGGCGGGCGCATGGCGGTCACCGGCGACATCTCGCAGATCGACCTGCCCTCGGGCACCCGGTCGGGCCTGCGCGACGCGCTGGACATCCTGCGCGGGGTGGAGGGCGTGCGCTTCGTCCACTTCACCGACGCCGACGTGGTCCGCCACCCGATGGTCGCCCGCATCATCCGCGCCTACGACGCGGCCGACGCCCGCGCCAAGGCCCCCCGCAGCCAGCGTCCGGAACCGGCCGCCCCCGCCGCCGCTGACGACCCCGAGGTGGAGGGCACGCCGTGATGACCGTCGACGTCTCGGTGACGCGCGAGGCCGGCGACTGGCCGGAGGACGCGGACTGGCAGGCGGAGCGCGCCGCGCTGGCGGCGCTGGCCGCCGCCTGGGACGAGGAGGAAGGCCCGGCCGAGCTGTCGGTCGTGCTGGCCGACGACGCGCTGGTCCACCAGCTCAACCGCGACTATCGCGGCAAGGACCGGCCGACCAACGTCCTGTCCTTCGCCCTGACCGAGGCGGAGGAGCCGGAGGCCGAGGGCGCGCCGCTGATGCTGGGCGACGTCATCCTCGCCTTCGAGACCGTCGGGCGCGAGGCTGCCGAACAGGGCAAGTCGCCGGCCGACCATATGACCCACCTTGTGGTGCATGGCGTTCTGCACCTGCTCGGGTATGATCACGAGACGGACGACGAGGCCGAGGAGATGGAGGATCTGGAAACCCGGATCCTCGCCACCCTCGGCATCGCCGATCCTTACGCCGCACACCGATCCCCCGGCGGAATCGATGCCGACGTCAGCGAAACGGATGTCGGCGAGACCGGCGGGGTACCGAACCACGACGAACCACCGGACCGATGAGCGAGACCTCCGACAGTCGCACGCCCCGTGAAGACGGGGCCGAAGACCACAGTTCCCTGGGCCACCTGTTCAAAGGCTGGCTCCGCACCGTCTGGGGAGGGCGCGGCGATACGTCGCTGCGTGCGTCGATCCAGGAACTGATCGAAGACCTGGACGACGAGGAGGCATCGCTGGGCGCCGGCGAGCGGGCGCTCCTCACCAACATCCTCAAGCTCCGCGGCCGCCACGTGTCCGACGTGATGGTCCCCCGCGCCGACATCGTCGCGGTCGACATCGACACCCCCCTGCCCGACCTGGTGCAGCGGCTGGCCGAGGAGGGGCATTCGCGCCTGCCGGTCTTCCGCGAGACGCTCGACGACGTCGTCGGCATGATCCACATCAAGGACGCGCTGTCGCTGGTCGCCGGCCGGCGGCCTCCCGGCGCGACCGGCGGCGAGCTGAAGGACATCGTGCGCGACGTGATGATCGTCGCCCCCTCGCGCCCGGTGCTCGACCTGCTGGTGGAGATGCGGCAGAACCGCCGCCACCTCGCCCTGGTCGTCGACGAGTTCGGCGGCATCGACGGCCTCGTCACCATCGAGGATCTGGTGGAGGAGATCGTCGGCGAGATCGAGGACGAGCACGACGAGGACGCGGCCCCGCGGCTGGTCGAGCGTCCCGACGGCAGCCTGATCGCCGACGCCCGCCTGTCCATCGAGGATTTCGAGGAGCGCGTCGGCCCCGTCCTGACCGAGGAGGAGCGGGAGGACATCGACACGCTGGGCGGCCTCGTGGTCTCGCTCGCCGGCCGCGTGCCGGGCCGGGGCGAGCATCTGGTCCACCCC is from Azospirillum thermophilum and encodes:
- a CDS encoding GNAT family N-acetyltransferase, with protein sequence MSGAVTLQPAGPLEAGVIAALQRACFPDDPWDAASIATLAGPPGGFAVLALAGEQPVGFVLARVAAEDAEILAIGVLPEARGGGLGRRLVEAAMEGAGRLGATALFLEVAEDNDAARALYKTCGFYSVGRRPGYYRRADGRVAALVLRHAVTGPSLPAGH
- a CDS encoding sulfurtransferase TusA family protein, whose protein sequence is MSQENSADLFLDITNEVCPLTFVKTKLLVERMAVGQTLEVRLNAGEPLENVPRSLAELGHTILAVGAETPDDPAGVHRLRVKKN
- a CDS encoding MucR family transcriptional regulator codes for the protein MSTGSPSNALLSLTTEIVAAHVSNNTVAVGDLPTLIEQVYKSLANVGVEPTVTEERPQPAVPIKKSVTPDYIVCLEDGKKLKMLKRHLKTAYNMTPEEYRDRWGLPADYPMVAPNYARQRSSLAKQIGLGTRARRGAA
- a CDS encoding GNAT family N-acetyltransferase — its product is MADTSIDQGSSSDLRMGSLEVRLAESDAEIDWAQALRYRVFYNEMAAVPSPEMAARERDFDPFDPVCDHLLVIDHDRGNGPESVVGTYRLIRRPAAERAGRFYSSDEYDISRLVAYEGEVLELGRSCVDAGYRTRGSMQLLWRGIAAYVFQHDIALMFGCASLPGTDPGALAEPLSYLHHHHLAPEPLRPVALPERHVSMDLMERDRIDPKRALTILPPLIKGYLRLGGFVGDGAVIDHQFNTTDVCIVVKTDLVTDKYYKHYERRSRDGQTG
- a CDS encoding lysophospholipid acyltransferase family protein, yielding MTATHRALGSAGRGALRLAVYLGWTLLLIPVQALAVWLKLPLRHRLPRFYHAACARIIGLDVRVRGRRVEQGPVLFISNHSSYLDITVLGSVIPGSFVAKSEVAGWPFFGLLAKLQRTVFVERRARSEVHRQRDDIGARLDAGDNLILFPEGTSSDGNRTLPFKTALFAVAARRIGDRPLTVQPVSVTATRLDGIPMGIAFRPFYAWYGDMDLAPHLWQVVKLGGMTVEVEFHPPVTIEDFPSRKALADHCQRAVAQGVAHAVSGRHPDPLPGDAVPADQGAH
- a CDS encoding GlcG/HbpS family heme-binding protein; this translates as MLKHALAAFAAATLLAGVASAEDPSKLALPGDITVEQAQKVVKAAEAKARQQETLMNIAVVDAGGNLKAFSRMDGAFLGSIDISIRKAKTARLFNMSSKDLGDLAKPGQPLYGIEVTNGGLAIFGGGELIRDKAGTIIGAVGVSGSSVENDMAVAKAGAGGL
- a CDS encoding PhoH family protein; the encoded protein is MLYGEHDRHLARIENQLGVSLISRGNVLTVSGPADSAEAARSALDALYERLKRNMPVGAAEVDAAVRMATADGGEEARGQNLATITRAEIALRTRRRGPITPRSPTQAAYLQALAESELVFGLGPAGTGKTYLAVAQAVALLTSGQVDRIVLSRPAVEAGERLGFLPGDLKEKVDPYLRPLYDALHDMLPAEQVKKRLESGEIEIAPLAFMRGRTLANAFVILDEAQNTTPMQMKMFLTRLGEGGRMAVTGDISQIDLPSGTRSGLRDALDILRGVEGVRFVHFTDADVVRHPMVARIIRAYDAADARAKAPRSQRPEPAAPAAADDPEVEGTP
- the ybeY gene encoding rRNA maturation RNase YbeY; translated protein: MTVDVSVTREAGDWPEDADWQAERAALAALAAAWDEEEGPAELSVVLADDALVHQLNRDYRGKDRPTNVLSFALTEAEEPEAEGAPLMLGDVILAFETVGREAAEQGKSPADHMTHLVVHGVLHLLGYDHETDDEAEEMEDLETRILATLGIADPYAAHRSPGGIDADVSETDVGETGGVPNHDEPPDR
- a CDS encoding hemolysin family protein, giving the protein MSETSDSRTPREDGAEDHSSLGHLFKGWLRTVWGGRGDTSLRASIQELIEDLDDEEASLGAGERALLTNILKLRGRHVSDVMVPRADIVAVDIDTPLPDLVQRLAEEGHSRLPVFRETLDDVVGMIHIKDALSLVAGRRPPGATGGELKDIVRDVMIVAPSRPVLDLLVEMRQNRRHLALVVDEFGGIDGLVTIEDLVEEIVGEIEDEHDEDAAPRLVERPDGSLIADARLSIEDFEERVGPVLTEEEREDIDTLGGLVVSLAGRVPGRGEHLVHPSGVEFEVVDADSRRLKRVRIRNAPASSTVLAETG